GGCGGTTCTGCTCACATGGCACTCTTCAAGTAGGACATGTAAAGAGCGCAGTAGATTCAGGTTGATGTTATTCAGCACGCTCAACCCATTGAGCACGCCAATCTGCCGCGGCGTAATCTTCCGGCCAGTATTCCACTTGTTTGCAAATCAGGCCATCACGGACAGTATGAAAAGTAATTACCCTATCCGAACGTGCACCATCGCTAACGATCACATCGGTAACGACTTGATCAGCATCAGCCACGACGCGTTCGATAGTAAAGGTCCATTTCCCGTCCGCAGGATAAGCTGAATTGAGCTCTGCAAAGTTTTTTCTACCTCGAATCACTTCTTTAGTTAATGGCCAAATCACGGCGCAGTCAGCTGACAGACACTCTGCCGCCGCATAGAAGTCATTGCTTGCCATTACGTTCCAAAAATTGAGGACGATGTCTTTTTCGTTCATTTTACAAACTTACTCCCTGTGGTATTGAAAAACTCCGTTAACACGGTATGTGTCATCACGTTACGAAGCTCTGGATAGCTTTGGATATAATCTCGAATCTCGTTGAGACGCGCGATATTAGGTACTTCGACAAACAGCATCATATCGGTTTCACCACTAATAGCGTGACACCATTTAACACCATCAATTTTATACAGATCATTAGCGTAATTGTCGCAATGATGGCTAGAAGCGGAGGTATCAAATTTGAGTGCCATGTAAGCACAAATCGTCGACTCTTTAGATATCGCAATATCGGCATGATAGCCAAGGATGACTTGGTCATTTTCAAGCTTTTTGATCCGAGCTGTCACAGCTGAACGTGACAGGCTAACTTGCTCTGAGATTTCAGTAATAGAGAGACGGGCGTTCTGCCGTAATAGGTCTATGATCTGATGATCAAATTTGTCCATAACATCACCAAGCTTTCCTTAATTTTGCCATTCTACTCAATTACAACTTATTGAAAACCGACAATTTGCGGTTTATCGGCAAAACAACCGTCATTTTGACGGTCGACAACATCATTTTGCTGTGCAGAATTTAGATATGCTTGTGGCTTGCATTACCTAGACGTTCAGAGGTCGTTATGGAACAACTCAAAAAAGACATTACCCTGATATCCGGAATCGGTCAGCTCTCAACAACCTTAATGGGCACAGGTCTATTTATGATCCCAGCGATTGCCGCTGGCATTGCAGGTCACTTCTCGCTTTGGGCTTGGATTATTTTATTCATTGCTATTTGCCCTATCGCGCTTACCTTTGCTCAGTTAGGCAAACGCTACCCAAGTGCTGGCGGCACAGCATTTTTCGTCCGCAAAGCCTTCAACAGTAAGCTAGAGAGCAGCGTGGCGTGGTTGTTTGTTAGCGTCATTCCTGTTGGTGTCCCTGCCGCTGTCGCACTTACTGCAGGCTTTTTACAACAGCTGTTACCAGAGTCCATTAGTAATCACCTTTTCGCTCAAATTCTCACGGTAGCTCTGTTAATGGTGGTCAACTTGCTCGGCACCAAATCATCAGGTCGCTTACAAACCATTATCGCACTGAGTATTTTTGCTTTGGTCGGTGCATTTCTGTGGAAAGGCGATGTTGGTTCTGTCGATTTAACTATGCCTGTCATTACGTTGGATTCAACGTGGTCGATTGCAGCGGCTTTGGGCGTGATGTTCTGGTGTTTTGTTGGAATAGAAGCTTTTGCTCATATGGGCGAAGAGTTTAAAAACCCACAACGAGACTTCCCAATTGCGATTATCGTTGGCTGTTTTGTCGCAGGCGCAACCTATTGGGCATGTTCTGTTGTGATACTAAAATTTGGTGCTTACGGCAGTGCAGAGTTCGACAGTGCATCGATTCCTTGGCTAAGTGCCCATCTATTTGGTGATCATGCTAAGTGGCTAATCAGTGTTATCGGTTTCTCTGCATGTTTTGCGAGTGTGAACCTCTACACTCAAAGCTTAGCCCGAATGGTGTGGGCGCAAGCAAGAGAACACAAGCCAACCAGCGCTATCGCGAGAGTGTCCGTTCGAGGCGTTCCAGCAAATGCCACTCTCGTTGTTGGTGCAATTTTGCTAGTTTCGTGCGTTATTGGGTCGCTATCTGGTTTAGATCTGGAGTTTTTCCTCAAACTCGCGAATGGTATTTTCGTTTTGGTTTACCTACTGGCCATGTTGGCAGCGTATAAACTGCTGCAAGGCGCAAGTAAAATACTCGCAGGAATGTCACTGGTCTTATGCTCAGTGGTCTTCATCTGCCTAGGTTGGTCGATGCTTTACGCCATTACTATCTTTGCCGTGCTTTCCTTACCTTGGAAGCGCTGGCGAAAAAAGAATCCCCACCGAGTGATTGAATAATCCTCGAATTGAAGCAACTAAAACAACTCAGATAATCGCTTAACCATCACATCAATATCTTCCAGCGCGACGTAGCCATAGCCAAGTACAGCTCCATGCCAATCTCGCGCTTGGAAAGCAGCATGCTCATAAAAACTCATGGTGCGAATCACAATGCCTTCCGCTGCAGCTCGCTGCGTCCATTCATGCTCATCGATACCTTGTTGCCACTTCAACGTGATATGAAGACCTGCCGCTTGACTGATCACACTCACCCGTCCTCCAAAGTGCTTTTCGATTGCTAAACACATATGCTCATGCTTAGTTTTATACAGTCGGCGCATTTTTCGGATGTGACGTAACAAGCCCCCTTCGGTAATGAAGTCAGCCAACGCTTCTTGAGTATGAGTGGGAGAATCACCGCTTAACGCATCTTTAACCACTAAACACTGTCCCACTAAATTCTCAGGAACCACAAGATAGCCCAGCCGCAATCCATTAAACATCACCTTGCTAAACGAACCGACATACAGCACACGATCATCACGCCCCATTTGAGCCGCTAGCCCCTGTAAACTGGTGTAAGGACGGTGAGCAAACTGAAATTCGCTGTCATAATCGTCCTCGATAATCCAACGTGATTGCTCGACCGCCCAGTTGATGATCTTTCCTCTTTGCTCAGTATTGAGTGTGGTTCCCATCGGATATTGATTGCTTGGAGTGATATACAGAGCATCTGCATCGCTCGTGGTCACCGCTTCCACATCAAAGCCTAATTTTTCTCGTACGAACAGAGGCTCAAATTGATACTGCTGGAACTGAATCAACTTACGCATTTGTGCGTAACCCGGTTGCTCCATCAGAACCTTGTCACCTTGTTTAAGAACAACCATCGTCGCAATCGACAACGCTTGCTGAGCCCCGGAGGTGATAATAATGCGCTCTGGAGAGCAATTCACTGAACGACTTGATGCAAGATAGTCAGCTAAAGCACAGCGCAATGCCCAACTGCCTTGAATATCTTGATTGCCGAGTAAGCAGGTGCGGGACATATGACGAGCGAGTAGCTTTTGCCACTGTGCCATCGGAAATACATCCAGATCAGGCACACCCGGAGCAAATGCGCGGTTAATATCAAAGTTAGTTTTAGGTGATGAGTCTGCCTTCATTAAACTCGGTTCAGGCAGGTATTGCTCCGGCAATTCTACGGCGACATAAAAGCCCGAACCTTTTTGACTATTCAAGTACCCCTCCGCCACTAGCTGCTCGTAGGCAGAAATCACGGTATTCCTACTGATATTAAGCTCTTGTGAAAGCTTTCGCGTAGAGGGAAGCTTCCCATTCTTCGCCCACAATCCTTGAACAATCTTCTCGCGAATAGCAAAAAACAACGCTTGCTGGCGTGTTCCCTCACTTTCTTTTAGATGCAGGTCACCGATATCAATCAAAGACAAACTGGATCCATCCATTAGTTAAAACTGGCTCTCTTTAAGCTACCAGTTAAACGATACATTGCAATCAAAGAATGAGGAGAAAGTACTCATCACTGCGAGCAAGTAAGGAGAGAAAATGTTATCAAACACAAACAGAACTGAGATCAAAAAAGGCATACATAAAGCCGTCACGGACGTGGACAAACTGCATGCCATCATTGACGAAAGCCTGATAGCCCATATTGCGATTACCAACGAGTCTGGTCCAGTGGTCATTCCTATGTTGGCTTGGCGCGTTGAGAATTACGTTTATATCCATGGAGCGAACAATAGTCGTCTGCTGCGCTCACTGAAACATGGGATACAGACTTGTTTAACGTTTACTTTATTTGATGGCTGGGTACTCGCTCGAAGTGCCTTTCATCATAGCGCGCATTATCGAAGTGCTGTCGTGTTTGGGCAATTTGAAATGGTAAAGGACAATCAAGAAAAAGACCGCTTACTGAATCATTTCATTGAGCAAATTGCCCCAGGAAGAACACGAGATGTGCGTTTGAGTAACGAAAAAGAGCTCAAAGCAACTATGCTACTGCGCATCCCATTGACGGAAGCGTCAGTGAAAATCAGTCACTTTGGTGTCAACGACGATACAGAGGACATGGATATTCCCGTTTGGGCTGGCGTCTTACCGTACCGAACGGTTGTAGGCCCGCTGCAAGCTTGTGATGACTTGTATGAGGGTATCGCAGAGCCAGATTACAGCAGTGCCTACCCTACTCGTTGGCAGGAATAAGCACGGTAAAACGTGCTCCGCCTAATTGACTCTCGCCGACGGAAAGCTCCCAACCCAGTTGCCTTGCAGCACTGGTGGCTATTGCAAGCCCCAAGCCAAAACCTTTCACGTCGGCGTTACGACTCTTGTCTAACCGCGAAAACGGGACAAACACCTCTTCACGCATCTCTTCTGGGACACCCGGTCCGTCGTCTTCAATATCAACTATCCAGAAATGTTCAACCGACCGAATCGTCACCTCAACATTGTCACGTCCATAACGTTTCGCATTTTGGAGCAAATTATCGATAACTAAGTTCCCCAAGGTTGGTTGTAAGTGGATCGATTGATAAGCCAGTTCATTTTCGACGGTTAGTTTTGCCAATTCCAAACCTCGAT
This portion of the Vibrio hyugaensis genome encodes:
- the yjeH gene encoding L-methionine/branched-chain amino acid transporter, giving the protein MEQLKKDITLISGIGQLSTTLMGTGLFMIPAIAAGIAGHFSLWAWIILFIAICPIALTFAQLGKRYPSAGGTAFFVRKAFNSKLESSVAWLFVSVIPVGVPAAVALTAGFLQQLLPESISNHLFAQILTVALLMVVNLLGTKSSGRLQTIIALSIFALVGAFLWKGDVGSVDLTMPVITLDSTWSIAAALGVMFWCFVGIEAFAHMGEEFKNPQRDFPIAIIVGCFVAGATYWACSVVILKFGAYGSAEFDSASIPWLSAHLFGDHAKWLISVIGFSACFASVNLYTQSLARMVWAQAREHKPTSAIARVSVRGVPANATLVVGAILLVSCVIGSLSGLDLEFFLKLANGIFVLVYLLAMLAAYKLLQGASKILAGMSLVLCSVVFICLGWSMLYAITIFAVLSLPWKRWRKKNPHRVIE
- a CDS encoding pyridoxamine 5'-phosphate oxidase family protein; amino-acid sequence: MLSNTNRTEIKKGIHKAVTDVDKLHAIIDESLIAHIAITNESGPVVIPMLAWRVENYVYIHGANNSRLLRSLKHGIQTCLTFTLFDGWVLARSAFHHSAHYRSAVVFGQFEMVKDNQEKDRLLNHFIEQIAPGRTRDVRLSNEKELKATMLLRIPLTEASVKISHFGVNDDTEDMDIPVWAGVLPYRTVVGPLQACDDLYEGIAEPDYSSAYPTRWQE
- a CDS encoding nuclear transport factor 2 family protein produces the protein MNEKDIVLNFWNVMASNDFYAAAECLSADCAVIWPLTKEVIRGRKNFAELNSAYPADGKWTFTIERVVADADQVVTDVIVSDGARSDRVITFHTVRDGLICKQVEYWPEDYAAADWRAQWVERAE
- a CDS encoding Lrp/AsnC family transcriptional regulator, which produces MDKFDHQIIDLLRQNARLSITEISEQVSLSRSAVTARIKKLENDQVILGYHADIAISKESTICAYMALKFDTSASSHHCDNYANDLYKIDGVKWCHAISGETDMMLFVEVPNIARLNEIRDYIQSYPELRNVMTHTVLTEFFNTTGSKFVK
- a CDS encoding PLP-dependent aminotransferase family protein, which codes for MDGSSLSLIDIGDLHLKESEGTRQQALFFAIREKIVQGLWAKNGKLPSTRKLSQELNISRNTVISAYEQLVAEGYLNSQKGSGFYVAVELPEQYLPEPSLMKADSSPKTNFDINRAFAPGVPDLDVFPMAQWQKLLARHMSRTCLLGNQDIQGSWALRCALADYLASSRSVNCSPERIIITSGAQQALSIATMVVLKQGDKVLMEQPGYAQMRKLIQFQQYQFEPLFVREKLGFDVEAVTTSDADALYITPSNQYPMGTTLNTEQRGKIINWAVEQSRWIIEDDYDSEFQFAHRPYTSLQGLAAQMGRDDRVLYVGSFSKVMFNGLRLGYLVVPENLVGQCLVVKDALSGDSPTHTQEALADFITEGGLLRHIRKMRRLYKTKHEHMCLAIEKHFGGRVSVISQAAGLHITLKWQQGIDEHEWTQRAAAEGIVIRTMSFYEHAAFQARDWHGAVLGYGYVALEDIDVMVKRLSELF